In one Mucilaginibacter ginsenosidivorax genomic region, the following are encoded:
- a CDS encoding LytR/AlgR family response regulator transcription factor, producing MMRCLIIDDEPLALDLLEDNLKHVHSIQIAARCRNAGEAILAMQKEQIDLIFCDIYMPGINGLQLIKSLTQRPMVIFVTAYEKFALEGFELDVIDYLVKPVPLDRFLKACHKAIDLFELRRSYVPQPVVKNYFFLHADYNLIKISFDQVEYIEGLKDYVKVHFTNQQKPVLSRISLKAVELQLPAEQFFRVHKSFVVNLQHVSQLRRARIKLINTEVPLSDSYREVINKMIGKV from the coding sequence ATGATGCGATGCCTGATTATTGACGACGAACCGCTGGCCCTCGACCTGCTGGAAGATAACCTGAAACATGTGCATAGCATACAAATAGCAGCACGCTGCCGCAATGCCGGCGAAGCCATCCTGGCCATGCAGAAGGAGCAGATTGACCTGATATTTTGCGATATCTATATGCCAGGCATTAATGGTTTACAGCTCATTAAAAGCCTCACCCAGCGCCCCATGGTGATATTTGTAACGGCTTATGAAAAATTTGCACTGGAAGGTTTTGAACTGGATGTAATTGACTACCTGGTAAAACCGGTACCGCTTGACCGTTTTTTAAAAGCCTGCCATAAGGCTATCGACCTGTTTGAACTTCGCCGGAGCTATGTACCCCAGCCTGTTGTAAAAAATTATTTTTTTTTGCATGCCGACTATAACCTCATCAAAATCAGTTTTGACCAGGTAGAATATATCGAGGGGCTGAAAGATTATGTAAAAGTACATTTCACTAATCAGCAAAAACCGGTTTTATCGCGCATCAGCCTTAAAGCTGTAGAACTGCAACTACCCGCCGAGCAATTTTTCAGGGTGCATAAATCATTCGTGGTAAACCTGCAGCATGTATCCCAGCTGCGCCGTGCCCGCATAAAACTCATCAACACCGAAGTGCCCCTAAGCGACAGCTACAGGGAGGTGATTAATAAAATGATTGGGAAGGTTTAG
- a CDS encoding sensor histidine kinase, translating into MFNRIKPALVIEVFIHLLFWALIIYTPIISRPDMRGMPQHFFSPGRIITFNLVLAAEFYLNAFLLIPKVLKKNIWLYFLALLASFVVFNIVLLYARPHFPLPNVKDMEGRAPRGPLFVLFPLLSITAGSFAYHYLADQFRAMNKKKDITNASLLSELAFLRSQISPHFIFNVINSAVALSRLNPAAVEPTLIQLSKLLRYMLYVTDAEMVTVQKKEDYLRSYIDLQQLRFGDLVKIYFKSDIKAPDKTIEPMLLIPFVENAFKHGTGDIARPDIAVTLFADEETLRFTVQNVYNAAEKQKDNDSGIGLANVKRRLELLYPGKHNLYINKNEQTYIVMLQIELK; encoded by the coding sequence ATGTTTAACCGCATAAAGCCGGCGCTTGTTATCGAGGTGTTTATCCACCTGCTATTTTGGGCGCTTATTATTTATACCCCTATTATTTCCCGGCCGGATATGCGGGGCATGCCGCAGCACTTTTTTTCGCCCGGACGTATCATCACCTTCAACCTGGTACTTGCCGCCGAGTTTTACCTGAATGCCTTTTTACTTATCCCCAAGGTTTTAAAAAAGAATATCTGGCTTTACTTTTTGGCTTTGTTGGCATCCTTTGTAGTTTTTAACATCGTGCTGCTATATGCCAGGCCGCATTTTCCTTTGCCCAATGTAAAAGATATGGAAGGCCGGGCACCACGCGGACCTTTATTTGTACTTTTCCCATTACTATCTATTACAGCGGGCAGTTTCGCCTACCATTACCTGGCCGATCAGTTTAGGGCGATGAATAAAAAGAAGGATATCACCAATGCCTCGCTCCTGTCCGAACTGGCTTTTCTGCGTTCGCAGATCAGTCCGCACTTTATATTTAACGTTATAAACAGCGCTGTGGCCTTATCCAGGTTAAATCCTGCGGCAGTTGAGCCTACGCTTATACAATTATCAAAATTATTGCGTTACATGCTTTATGTTACTGATGCCGAAATGGTAACAGTGCAAAAAAAAGAAGATTACCTGCGCAGTTATATCGACCTGCAACAACTGCGCTTTGGCGACCTGGTAAAAATTTACTTTAAATCGGATATAAAAGCGCCTGATAAAACTATCGAGCCTATGCTGCTGATCCCTTTTGTGGAGAATGCCTTTAAGCACGGAACCGGCGATATTGCCCGGCCCGATATAGCGGTTACACTTTTTGCCGATGAAGAAACACTGCGGTTTACCGTACAAAACGTGTATAACGCGGCCGAAAAGCAAAAGGATAATGATAGCGGCATCGGTTTAGCCAATGTAAAACGGCGGCTGGAACTACTTTACCCCGGTAAACACAACTTATACATCAATAAAAACGAACAAACTTATATTGTAATGCTGCAAATTGAACTTAAATGA